The following proteins are encoded in a genomic region of Toxotes jaculatrix isolate fToxJac2 chromosome 3, fToxJac2.pri, whole genome shotgun sequence:
- the cand2 gene encoding cullin-associated NEDD8-dissociated protein 2 yields MSNVSYHISNLLEKMTSTDKDFRFMATNDLMLELQKDSIKLDEDSERKVVSMLLKLLEDKNGEVQNLAVKCLAPLVSKVKEPQVETMVDTLCSNMVSDKEQLRDISSMGLKTVIAELPLSSSGLTLTASVCKKITSQLIGAMGKQEDVSVQLEALDILSDMLARLSGALVSFHSSLLSSLLPQLTSSRMAVRKRSILALGHLVPCCSPALFSQLTEHLLTELAKGPPTSLTRTYIQCLATISRQGGHRVGEHLEKLIPMVVKFTSVEDDELREYCFQAFEAFIRRCPKEMSPHVATVTKLCLKFMTFDPNYNYDDDEQEEEDSMDIEDGLDEESDDEYSDDDDMSWKVRRSSIKCLEALINTRRDLLLSFYSSICPALLARFKEREENVRADVFAAFSTLLRQTRVGSSHHGLIVAGSDLGSSSEEEPAVAVLKKQVPLIVKALHRQLKEKSIKSRQGCFCLLTELSHTVPGALEQHIPALIPGIVFSLTDKSTSSTMRIDALSFFHVLLLSHPPQAFQPHMQVLLPPVVACVEDTFYKITSEALLVVQQLVRVMRPQGHAATSGGIDPKPFVREVFSVTLKRLKATDIDQEVKERAISCMSHMVCHLGDLLGADLPGVLAIFLERLKNEITRLTAVRAITLIAASPIKIDLSSILPEALSVLGSFLRKNQRTLKLGTLNCLTALVSHHASSIKPAALEPVLSELPALVDEGDMHVSQVSITLLTCMAKACPSSLAKISSSVLPGVFRLVHSPMLQGGALAAILDFIQALVLSKTSSLGYSQLLKSLTEPFHSSRSSADSGVIHRQSFHSVARCVAALSSACPKETPGSVAGFIQEIKNPGSPESARVLALLCLGEVGRSGSLGGSKEVQGVILEAFTSTSEEVKTAASCALGSMAVGSLNDYLPFLLKEISSQPRRQYLLLHSLKEVISACPASSLSPHVESIWSLLFQNCECQEEGTRNLVAECLGKLTLVNPAQLLPRLKQQLKAGSPLARSTVVTAIKFTIADQPAPIDSLLKDCIGDFLKTLQDQDINVRRVALVMFNSAAHNKPSLIRGLLGTVLPHLYKETQIRKDLIREVEMGPFKHTVDDGLDVRKAAFECMYTLLDSCLEGLDVLQFLDHVEEGLKDHYDIRMLTFLMLARLVSLCPAAVLQRLDRLVEPLKATCTTKVKAGSVKQEFEKQEELRRSAMRAVAALLAVPEVERSPSMADFANQIRTNADMASIYQSVQGGEGGSLGPTESMDMS; encoded by the exons ATGTCGAACGTGTCCTACCACATCTCCAACCTGTTGGAGAAAATGACATCCACTGACAAAGACTTTAG gttcATGGCCACTAATGACCTGATGCTGGAGCTGCAGAAGGACAGCATCAAGCTGGACGAGGACAGTGAGAGGAAGGTGGTGTCCATGCTTCTCAAACTGCTGGAGGACAAGAATGGAGAGGTGCAGAACCTGGCTGTGAAATG CCTGGCCCCTCTGGTGAGTAAGGTGAAGGAGCCTCAGGTGGAGACGATGGTGGACACTCTGTGTTCCAACATGGTGTCAGATAAGGAGCAGCTGAGAGACATTTCCAGTATGGGACTGAAGACCGTGATCGCTGAGCTGCCTCTGTCTTCATCAG GTTTGACTCTGACAGCCAGTGTTTGTAAGAAGATCACCTCCCAGCTGATCGGTGCTATGGGGAAACAGGAGGACGTGTCAGTGCAGCTGGAGGCCCTGGACATCCTGTCGGACATGTTGGCAAG gCTGAGCGGAGCACTGGTCAGTTTTCAcagctctctgctctccagcCTCCTCCCTCAG TTAACTAGTTCCAGAATGGCGGTCAGGAAGCGCTCCATCTTGGCTCTCGGTCACCTGGTGCCCTGCTGTAGCCCCGCCCTCTTCTCCCAGCTCACTGAGCACCTGCTGACAGAGCTCGCCAAGGGTCCGCCCACTTCGTTGACCAGGACGTACATCCAGTGCCTGGCAACGATTAGCCGCCAGGGCGGCCATCGTGTGG gtGAACATTTAGAGAAGCTGATCCCCATGGTTGTGAAGTTCACCAGTGTGGAGGATGATGAGCTGAGAGAGTATTGTTTCCAGGCCTTTGAAGCCTTTATacgcag GTGTCCAAAGGAGATGTCACCCCATGTTGCCACGGTGACTAAGCTTTGTCTTAAgttcatgacctttgaccctaaCTACAACTACGATGACgatgagcaggaggaggaagatagcATGGACATAGAGGACGGGCTCGATGAAG AGTCAGACGACGAGTACAGTGACGATGATGACATGAGCTGGAAGGTGCGACGCTCCTCCATCAAATGCCTGGAGGCGCTGATCAACACGCGCCGggacctcctcctctccttctacTCCTCCATCTGCCCCGCTCTGCTCGCCCGATTCAAAGAGCGCGAGGAGAACGTGAGGGCAGACGTCTTCGCCGCCTTTTCAACTCTGCTGAGACAAACTCGGGTGGGATCGAGTCACCACGGCCTCATCGTGGCCGGTTCAGACCTGGGGTCGAGCAGCGAGGAGGAGCCGGCGGTCGCGGTGCTGAAGAAACAG GTGCCGCTGATCGTGAAGGCTCTCCACAGGCAGCTGAAGGAGAAGAGCATTAAATCTCGACAGGGCTGCTTCTGTCTCCTCACCGAACTCTCTCACACTGTACCTGGAGCCCTGGAACAGCACATACCTGCTTTAATacctg GCATAGTCTTCTCCCTGACAGACAagtccacctcctccaccatgAGGATCGATGCCCTCTCCTTCTTccacgtcctcctcctctcccaccctcCTCAAGCCTTTCAGCCACACATGCAG GTGCTGCTGCCCCCGGTGGTGGCATGTGTGGAAGACACTTTCTATAAGATCACGTCGGAGGCGCTGCTGGTCGTCCAGCAGCTGGTCAGAGTGATGAGGCCGCAGGGACACGCCGCCACATCTGGAGGAATCGACCCCAAACCGTTTGTCAGAGAG GTGTTCTCTGTAACCCTGAAGAGGCTCAAAGCAACAGACATCGACcaggaagtgaaagagagggCTATTTCCTGTATGAGTCACATGGTGTGTCACCTTGGTGACCTCCTGGGGGCAGATCTCCCGGGTGTTTTAGCGATCTTTCTGGAGAGATTAAAGAATGAGATAACAAGACTGACAGCAGTTCGGGCCATCACCCTCATCGCTGCTTCTCCAATAAAG atCGACTTATCATCCATCCTGCCAGAGGCTCTGTCAGTGTTGGGATCTTTCTTGAGGAAGAACCAGCGGACCCTGAAGCTCGGCACGCTGAACTGTCTCACCGCACTGGTCTCTCATCACGCCTCCAGCATCAAACCTGCGGCTCTGGAGCCTGTGCTGAGTGAACTTCCTGCTCTGGTGGATGAGGGCGACATGCACGTGTCCCAG GTATCCATCACCTTGCTGACCTGCATGGCCAAAGCCTGCCCCTCCTCTCTGGCAAAGATCAGCTCCTCTGTGCTGCCGGGAGTCTTCAGACTCGTCCATTCTCCGATGCTGCAGGGCGGCGCTCTGGCAGCCATACTGGACTTCATACAGGCACTGGTTCTGTCCAAAACCAGTAGCCTGGGCTATAG tcaGTTACTGAAGTCTCTCACTGAGCCGTTCCACAGCTCTCGGTCCTCTGCAGACAGCGGTGTCATCCACAGACAGTCCTTCCACTCTGTCGCTCGCTGTGTGGCTGCCCTGTCCTCAGCCTGTCCCAAAGAGACGCCGGGCTCTGTGGCCGGCTTCATACAGGAG ATAAAGAATCCTGGATCACCTGAGTCTGCTCGTGTCCTGGCTCTGTTGTGTCTTGGGGAGGTGGGGAGGAGCGGCAGTCTGGGAGGAAGTAAGGAGGTGCAGGGAGTCATCCTGGAGGCCTTCACCTCCACCAGTGAGGAG GTGAAGACGGCAGCCTCCTGCGCTTTAGGCAGCATGGCAGTCGGCAGCCTGAACGACTACCTGCCCTTCCTCCTGAAGGAGATCTCCTCCCAGCCACGGAGACAATACCTGCTTCTACACTCCCTCAAAGAAGTCATCAG tgcCTGTCCAGCCTCTAGTCTCTCGCCCCATGTGGAGTCCATCTGGTCTTTGCTGTTTCAGAACTGCGAGTGTCAGGAGGAGGGCACCAGGAACCTGGTGGCTGAATGTCTGGGAAAACTGACCTTAGTCAACCCTGCACAACTACTACCCAGACTTAAACAGCAGCTTAAAGCTG GTTCTCCTCTGGCTCGCAGCACAGTGGTGACAGCTATCAAGTTCACCATTGCTGACCAACCTGCTCCCATAGATTCACTGCTGAAGGACTGCATAG GTGACTTCCTAAAGACCCTGCAGGATCAGGACATCAACGTGCGCCGTGTCGCTTTGGTGATGTTCAACTCTGCAGCTCATAACAAACCATCTCTGATCCGCGGTCTCCTGGGAACGGTGCTGCCTCACCTCTATAAGGAGACCCAGATCAGGAAGGACCTCATCAGAGAG GTAGAGATGGGtccattcaaacacacagtggatgATGGTTTGGATGTGCGTAAAGCAGCATTCGAGTGTATGTACACTCTGCTGGACAGCTGCCTGGAGGGGCTGGATGTCCTGCAGTTCCTGGATCATGTAGAGGAAGGACTGAAAGACCACTATGACATCAGG ATGCTGACCTTCCTGATGCTCGCCAGACTGGTCTCcctgtgtcctgctgctgttctccagAGACTGGACAGACTGGTGGAGCCACTTAAAGCTACCTGCACCACCAAG GTGAAGGCTGGTTCTGTGAAGCAGGAGTttgagaagcaggaggagctgcggCGGTCGGCCATGCGTGCCGTTGCCGCCCTGCTGGCCGTGCCCGAGGTGGAGAGGAGCCCCAGCATGGCCGACTTCGCCAACCAGATCAGAACCAACGCTGACATGGCGTCCATCTACCAGAGCGtccagggaggggagggaggcagcTTAGGACCCACAGAGAGCATGGACATGAGCTAG
- the sec13 gene encoding protein SEC13 homolog — MVSVINTVDTSHEDMIHDAQMDYYGTRLATCSSDRTVKIFDVRNGGQILVADLRGHEGPVWQVAWAHPMFGNILASCSYDRKVIIWKEENGAWDKMYEYTGHESSVNSVCWGPYDFGLILACGSSDGAISLLTFTGDQQWDVKKISNAHTIGCNAVSWAPAVVPGSLIDQPSGQKPNYVKRFVSGGCDNLVKLWKEEDGQWKEDQKLEAHSDWVRDVGWAPSIGLPTSTIASCSQDGRVFIWTCDDPAGNTWTAKLLHKFNDVVWHVSWSITGNILAVSGGDNKVTLWKESMDGQWACISDVSKGQSAVSTITDTQQNEQ, encoded by the exons ATG gtttCTGTTATCAACACGGTGGATACCTCCCATGAGGACATGATC cacgACGCCCAGATGGACTACTACGGAACCAGACTCGCCACCTGTTCGTCTGATCGCACCGTGAAGATCTTTGATGTTAGAAACGGAGGTCAGATACTGGTCGCAGACCTCAGAGG cCATGAGGGTCCCGTGTGGCAGGTAGCGTGGGCTCACCCGATGTTCGGCAACATCCTGGCTTCCTGCTCCTACGACCGTAAAGTCATCATCTGGAAGGAGGAGAACGGAGCCTGGGATAAGATGTACGAATACACTGGACACGAGTCGTCAG tgaactCTGTCTGCTGGGGTCCCTATGACTTTGGTCTGATTTTGGCCTGCGGCAGTTCAGACGGAGCCATTTCCCTCCTCACGTTTACGGGTGATCAGCAGTGGGATGTCAAGAAGATCAGCAACGCACACACT attgGCTGTAACGCGGTGAGCTGGGCTCCTGCGGTGGTTCCAGGCAGCCTGATCGATCAGCCGTCAGGACAGAAGCCAAACTACGTCAAACGCTTCGTCTCCGGAGGCTGCGACAACCTGGTCAAACTCTGGAA AGAGGAAGACGGGCAGTGGAAGGAGGATCAGAAGCTGGAGGCTCACAGTGACTGGGTGAGAGACGTCGGCTGGGCTCCTTCTATTGGTCTTCCCACCAGCACCATCGCCAGCTGCTCCcag GACGGACGTGTGTTTATCTGGACGTGTGATGACCCGGCAGGCAACACCTGGACGGCCAAACTGCTGCACAAGTTCAATGATGTTGTTTGGCACGTCAGCTGGTCAATCACAGGAAATATCCTGGCTGTTTCAGGAGGAGACAACAAG GTGACTCTGTGGAAGGAGTCGATGGACGGTCAGTGGGCTTGTATCAGCGACGTCAGCAAGGGCCAGAGCGCCGTGTCcaccatcacagacacacaacagaacgagcagtga